The Ferrovibrio sp. MS7 sequence AAGACTACGTGCAGCAGCGCATCATCGCTGTGGTGCGTGCGGCCCTGGATATTGCCAAGCCATGATCGGTATGGCGGTGCGGCCGGTCAAACTGCTGGCGATTGCCAACGGTCTTGATGTTGGCGGCACCGAACGACATCTGCTGCAAATCCTGCCGGCGCTGAAGCAGCGCGGTTTCGATGTGCATCTGTTACTGCTGCGCCGTGGCGGTGCTCTGGAAGCCGAGATGGCGGCACATGGTATCCCGATTTATGGCGGCCCGTTCCGTCGCCTGCCGATGCGACCGCTGATGGGCTTCTGGCATGCGGTACGGCAAATGCGGGAATGGCAACCCGATATCGTGCACTGCTTCCTGCCCGAGGCTTATCTGATAGGGGGGCTGGCCGCCTGCTTGCTTGGTGCGCCAGTGCGGGTGATGAGCCGCCGCAGCCTGAACGACTATCAGCGCAAGCATCTGCTGGCCGGCTGGCTGGAGCGACGGCTGCATCGGCATATGACAGTCCTGCTCGGCAATTCGCGTGTCGTGGTGGCGCAGCTGATAGCCGAGGGCATGCCGGCGGAGAAGGTCGGGCTGATCTACAATGGCGTTGCCTTGCCGGCGGCCAAGCACAGTCGTGCCGAGGTGCGGCTGGCTTTCGGCTTGGCGCCCGAGGCATTGGTTTTCGTGCTGGTTGCCAACCTGATTCCCTACAAGGGTCATGCCGATCTGATCGAGGCCATGGCGAAGGCTGCTCCGCGCCTGCCCCCGGATAGCCGCATCGTTTGTATCGGTCGTGACGATGGTCATGGTGGCGCGCTACGGTTGCTCGCAAAGTTGCATGGGGTAGCCGACCGTTTCCTGTGGTTGGGACAGCTTGCCGACCATGGCCAGGTCGCCAGTCTGCTCGCTGCCGCCGATGCCGGGTTGCTGGTGTCGCATGAGGAGGGCTTCTCCAATGCCGTGCTGGAAGGCATGGCAGCAGGCCTGCCGATGCTGGTGACGGATGTCGGCGGCAATGCTGAAGCGGTGGGCAATACCGGCATCGTGGTGCCACGGCAGGCACCCGACGCACTCGCCGAGGCGCTGGTAAAGCTGGCCGAACCAGGCTGGCGGACAGAGATGGCGGCGGCAGCGCGCGAGCGCGTGGTGAAGCAGTTTTCTCTGCCGGCCTGTCTGAACCACTATGCCGTGCTCTACACGGCATTGGTGGCCGGTGCGGTGCCAGACGTGGCGTTGCGGCAAATGCGGGAGGCGGGCTGATGTGCGGTCTGGCCGGCCTGTTCATTCCGGGCGGCGCGTCGCCGGAGCGGTTGCGCGGCGATGTGCTTGCAATGTCGAACGCTATCGCCTATCGCGGGCCTGACAGCCATGGCATCTGGGTCGATGGCGAAGCCGGCGTGGCTTTCGGCCATCGCCGTCTCGCCATCATCGACTTGACCAGCGAGGGCGCGCAGCCGATGTCTTCGGCCTCGCACCGCTTCTGCATTGTCTATAACGGCGAAATCTACAATTACCTGGCCATACGCGAACGCCTGGCTGCCACCGGCGTGCATTTCCACGGCGCTTCCGATACCGAAGTGCTGCTGGCGGGGTTCGAGCAATGGGGCGTGGAGGCGACGCTGGCGGAAGCGAACGGAATGTTCGCCTTTGCCTTATGGGATGCATCCGAACGTGTTCTCACGCTGGGCCGCGACCGGTTTGGTCAGAAACCGATGGCCTATGGCTGGAATAACGGCGTCTTCCTGTTCGGCTCGGAACTGCGTGCCCTGGAAGCCTGGCCGTCTTTCGCTGCCGGCATCGATCCGCAGGCGCTAGCCCTGCTGCTGCGCTACGGCCATGTGCCGGCGCCGCACTCGATCAGGGCCGGCATCGCCAAACTGCCGCCAGGTTGCCTGCTGCGGCTTGGCGCTGATGCCGTACCCGGCAGCATGCCAGTGCCGCAGCCTTACTGGTCAGCCAGCGCGGTGGCGCAGGCGGCACTTGCCAGGCCATTTGCGGGCAGCGAAGCGGATGCGGTTGCCGAACTCGAGACATTGCTGCGCGATGCGGTGCGGCTCTGCATGGTATCAGACGTGCCGCTGGGGGCGTTCCTGTCCGGCGGCATCGATTCCTCGAGCGTCGTGGCGCTCATGCAGTCGCTGGGCGGCCCGCCGGTGCGCAGCTTCAGTATCGGCTTCCGCGATGCAGCCTTCGATGAGGCGCGGCATGCCCGGGCAGTGGCATCGCATCTCGGCACCGAGCATACCGAGCTTTATCTCGACGAAGCCGAAGCACTCGCTGTGGTGCCGGATCTTGGCCGGATTTTCGACGAGCCTTTCGCTGATTCATCGCAGATACCTACCTATCTGGTTTCGCGCCTGGCGCGGCAGGCTGTTACTGTCAGCCTCTCGGGCGATGGTGGTGATGAGCTTTTCGGCGGCTATAACCGCTATGCCCTGGCGTGCCGTCTGGGCAATGCCGTGCAGGCCATGCCTGGGCCTTTGCTGGCCTTGGGCCTGGAGGCGGCGCGTGCCGTGCCGCCCGGGTTGTTGAATGCCGTGCGGCCATTGCTGGGCGACCGGCTGCACAAGCTGGCAGCCGTGCTGGCGCCGGGAGAATTGCGAGGCATCTATCGCCAGTTGATGGCGATGGCACCGGCTGTGCAAGTGGCGCCGGATGGGCTACTGGACCGCCCCGGCGACTGGGCAGAGTTGGATGATCCGCGCCACATGATGATGTTGCTGGACGCCGAGACCTATCTGCCGAATGATATCCTGGTGAAGCTGGACCGGGCGAGTATGGCGGTGAGCCTCGAGTCGCGTGTGCCGCTGCTCGATCACCGGCTTTTTGAATTCGCCTGGCGCCTGCCGCTGGCGATGAAGATCGCGCCAGGTGGCAGCACGCGCGGCGGCAAGTCGATCCTGCGTAAGGTGTTGCACCGCCATGTGCCGGCTGCCTTGGTGGAACGACCGAAGATGGGCTTCGGCGTGCCACTGATGCGCTGGCTTAATGGGCCGCTGTTGGATTGGGCGGAGACGCTCCTGGCGCCCACAGCGCTTGCCGATAGCGGCATGCTTGATGTTGCCGGCATCCGCCGCATGTGGTCGGAGCACCGCAGCGGCAGCCGTGCATGGCATAATCCGCTCTGGTGCGTGCTGATGTTCCAGGCTTGGCGCGCGGCGCGCTAAGGGCGCCTGCGGGCCGAAGCCGGGCAGCAGATGTGGGCGAGCTTCAGCGCCATTGCTCGGCCATGAGTGCGACGATGCGGTTGGCGGCATGGCCATCGCCATAATCGGCGATATCGCGGCGTGGCGCGTAATCCGGACCCTGCCACAGGCGGTTCCAGCCGGAGTTAACGGTTTCCACCCACTCGGTTTCGCTACGCAGAGTCACGCAGGGCTTGCGGTGGAAATAGGCTTCCTTCTGCAGGCCGCCTGAATCGGTGTAGACCGCCGCGCAATCATCTAGCAGCCGTGCCATGTCCAGATATCCCAGCGGTGTTACCACCTGCAAGCCGGCGAGCGGCACGCTGAAGCGTTCGGCAGCGGCAACGGTACGGGGATGCAACGGCAGCACCACGGGCATGCGAGCGGCCCGTTCGCGCAAATACTCGATGACGGCGCCGAGTTTCCGCGCGTCGGCGGTATTCTCTTCGCGATGTATGGTGGCGACAGCATATTCGCCCGGCTTGACGTTCAGCCTGGCCAGGATGTCGGACCGCCGACGCGCCGCCTCGCGCGTCAGCAGTACAGTGTCGTACATCACATCGCCGACCACATGCACGCCGCGCTCGATGCCTTCCTGCCGCAGATTATCCACCGCCTGCTGCGTCGGGCAGAATAGCAGTTCGCTGACATGGTCGGCGAGCACGCGGTTAATCTCCTCAGGCATGGCGCGGTTGAACGAGCGTAGGCCAGCCTCTACATGCGCCACCGGTATGCGCAGTTTCGCGGCTGCCAGTGCGGCAGCCAGGGTGGAGTTTGTGTCGCCGTAGATCATCACCCAGTCAGGCTTTTCCTCAAGCATCACGCGCTCAAGTTCCTCGAGCATCCGTCCGGTCATCGAGCCGTGCCCGCCGCCATGGATGCCGAGATGATGCTTTGGTGCCGGAATGCCGAGTTCCTGGAAAAAGATGTCAGACATCTCGAAATCGTAATGCTGACCGGTATGCACCAGCACTTCTTCCAGTGTCTGCAACTGCTGGAAAGCGCGGCTCACCGCCGCCGCCTTGATGAATTGCGGGCGGGCGCCGACCACGGTGATGCCACGGCTGGGATGGTTAGGCATCAGCGGATTCCGATTTCGCCAAGGAAATGTTCGAGCGTTGCAAATTGTTCTCCGCGCGAGAGGCCTGCCTTCGCCGAAGCTGGCGGCGACACCACACCATTCCCACGCTTCTGGGCGAGCCACAGCCGCAATTGCTGCGCTATGGCTTCCGGCTGGTTCAGCACCTTGCCAAGGCCCCGGGAACGGATCAAGTCGGCTGCCACGCCATCCTCGCAGCCGAGCGTCAGGATCTGCCGTCCGGCGCCGGCATACTCGAACAGCTTGCCGGTGAATACACCATGCTCGCGCGGGTCGTTCCACAGCAGTAGCAGCAGGATATCGGCATGCAACTGCAACGCCTGCGCCGTCCGCAGCGGCACAGGGACATGAATATGCACACTGCCACCGATACCGTGCTGTCCGGCGGCATGGGCCACGCCACGCAGGTCCTGGCCGTAGAAATGCACGGCCACGCCGGCGCGTTCCTCGGCAGACAGCAAGGCAAGCGCGGCAAACAGATTTGCCGGATCGCGCCGGCCCGGATAGATGATGCCGGTATAGACGATGTTGAGTTTCCCCCGATCAAGGTCGGGTGCGGCAGGTACGTCGCCATAGGCGGCGGGATCGTAGCCATTCAGCACCACGGCGGTGCGCTTGCCATAGCGGCGACGCAGCGACTCGGCCAGCGGTTCTGAAACCGTGACACAGGCCACGGCCGGGCGCAGTGTCCAACGCTCGATCACAGTGTCGATGCCCAGCCGCCAGTCTGGCGTGTTGCCATAGGGGTTCTCGGTGAAGAGGTCGCGATATTCCGCCACCCAGGGGGCGCCGGCCAAGGTGCTGAGGCGGCGGCCGATCAGGTGGTCGGTGAAGGGCAGGGCAGTGGAATAGACAAGATCCGGCCGCCAGTCGCGCAGCAGCCTCTTGCCTGCAGCCACGGCCTGGGGATACCAGCCAATCTGGCCATCGGGAAACCCGACGATGCCTTTGGCAAGATCGATCAGCTGGCGCCGCAGCCGGGAGGATTGTGCTGGGGCGGAAGTGCCGCTGTTTGCTGTTGTGCCGTTCTCGGCCTGCCGCAGTTTCTCGTAGGGCGCGAATACATTGATCCAGCCCGTGGTGGTTACGCGCTCGGCCGGGAAACGGCTCACCATGGTTTTGGCATAGCCTATATTCCCAGCGGTGAGCACACGCACATCGTGGCCCTGGTCGAACAGGTATTCGGCCAGCATGCCGGCGCGCACCGCGCCGCTGGCATTAAAAGGCGGGAAGGCGAAAGCGATCAGCAGAATCTTCATGCCGCCGCCCTGCCGGTTTCAATATCGCCGAACTCGGCGCCAAACAGTTTGGCCCAGCGCAGCAGGTTAAGGCAGCGCCAGAGCGATGCATCATGCTGTGTGCGGCCATCGGCCAGCGCCAGTAGGCGGTTGCGCACTACCGGCGTGAAGCAGCCGGGCAGCGGCATTGCCGCAGTGTCGCGGATATAGGCCGCCAGCGCGGCATCCCGGCCAAACCAATCGGCTTCCGGCGTAACGAAGCCGATCTTGTCGCGGCGGTCGAGGATGGCATCCGGCACCAAGCCGCGCAGTGCTTGGCGCAGCACGGCTTTCGTGGTGCCATCGGGAGCGATCAGCAGATCGTCAGACAGGCCGGTGGCGAAGTCGGCCAGGGCCGTAGTAAGGAATGGCACGCGGTTCTCCACCGAAACCCGCATGGCGTTGCGGTCGGCGTAGCGCAGCAGCATCGGCAAGCTGGAGCCGAAGGTGGCGTCGAGCAACTGCCGCTGTAGGGGCGTAGCACCAGGCCATTGCTTCGCCTCGGGGGGATTCACCGCGCCAAACCAGTCCCCATTCAGCCAGTCTGGCATCAGCGAGCGGCCAACCAATCGGCGCATCGGTACCTGCAATGCCGCTGGCAGCATAGGTGCCAGTGCCATCAGCAGTAGGTTACGCCGGTCCTGCGGCAAGGCAGTGAGCAGTCCGAGAGCTTCGCTCCAGCGGCCATGGCGGATCAGCGCCTCGAGCCGCGCAGCGCGGAAGACTGGATAGCCGGCAAAGAGTTCGTCAGCACCCTGGCCGTCCAGCACCACCTTGTAGCCCGCCTGATGCACGGCAGCGAAGACATGCGCCTGCGCCCACATGCTGCTGGTGCCGAAAGGCTGCTCCTGGCTCAGGATAAGTCCGTCGAGTTCTTGCGCCAGATCACCCGGCTGCAGCCTGACCGGATGCACCATGCCGCCAATGCTGCTTGCCACTTGCCCAATCCAGTGGCTCTCATCGATGCTGCCGGCACCGGCATAGTAGCTGAACAATGGCAGCGGATCGCTGCTGCCGCCAATCCGCTGCATGGCGCAGACGATGCCGCTGGAATCGATGCCGCCCGACAATGTGGCGGCCACCGGCACATCGGCGGTCATATGCAGGCGCACGCTATCAAGGAACAGGCCACGCAGTTCCTCGGCTGCAGCAGCCATGCTCAACCCGCCGCGCTTGCGCCGGCCAGGCTGCCAGTAGGGCTGCGGCACAACGCGGCCAGGATGCGCCAGGTTGACCTCCATATAATGTGCCGGCGGCAATTCGTGGATGTCGCGAAACAGCGTGGCGCCGTCTTGGTTGGTCACGGCATGGCGCAGATAGCGGAACAGGGCGGCAGTATTTACCTGGCGTGAGGCGGCACCAATGGCGAGCAGCGGCCGGATTTCAGACGCGAAGCTGAATTGCGTATCGCTATAGGCATAGTGCAGCGGCTTAATGCCGAACTGGTCCCGGGCCAACAGCAGGCGGCCCTCGCGGCAATCCAGGAAGGCAACGGCGAACATGCCGGTAAGGCGGTTAAAGCAGCCGGTGCCTTCGCGGATCAGTAGCTGGAATAGCACTTCGCTGTCGGAAGTGGAGCGGAAGCGGTAGCCGGCTGCCTCGAGTTCAGCCCGCAGTGCCGGATAATTGTAGATCTCGCCATTATAGACCATCGCATAACGGCCGGTTTCGTCCGCCATCGGCTGCCAGCCGGTGGGCGAAAGATCGACAATGGAAAGCCGCCGATGCACAAGGCCGACCGAGCCGCCGCCCAGGGCCTCCGGGTCGCGGCCAAGACGCGGCGCCGCGACGCGGTCCCACAGCAGAAAACCCCAGTCGTCGGGCCCGCGATGGCTCTGTTGCTCGGAAAGCAGCCTCAGTGTCTCGGCTGGTCTGGCGAGATGGGCATTGGAAACGATGCCAGCAATACCGCACATCTGGGTCAGGCTTTCCTGTGGCCGATATAGCCGACGCCGAGCAGCCGCTTGCCGATCAGTTCGCGATACTTGGCGGGCGACTGCGGTTTTGGCGTGAAGCCGGTATCCTCGAACCAGAGCGCCACTTCGTTGAAGCCGTGCTGGTGGGCATAGCGCGGCGTGAAGGCATCGCGCAGGCCATGAAGCGTGTTCTGGAAGCGCCAGCCGGCTGGCCGGCGGTCGCGCAGCTTGACCAGTGGATGCAGCAGGCAGGTAATTAAGAACATCACGCCATTGCGGAAGAAGGCCGGGCTGCGGCTGAGCACCGGCCGGAACAGCCGGTGGGTGATGAACCAGTAGAGCCAGATGATGAATCCGCGCAGGCCAGGGACCACGTAGGCATCCTCGACGGCATAAAGCCATACGAATAGCGAGCCATCGGGCCGCACGAACTTGGCTATGGCATCGAACGCTGCCTTGGTGGAATAGGTATGGTGCAGTACTCCTTGGCTGTGAACATGCGCCATGCTGTTCGGTGCGAAAGGAATGCGGAACAGCGAGGCCACCACCGGATGCACGCGCGGCGATGCCTGCAAGGTCTTGCCAGCAGCGACGAGGGCAAGATTGAGGTCGAGCGCGATCACGTCTGCGGCAGGAAAAAGCTCAGCCAGGATACGGGATTCCTTGCCGAAGCCGACGCCGACATTGAGTACGGTATCGACCTTGTCCCGCTCGGCTTTGCTCATCTGCAGCCAGACATCGCGGTGCAGTGCCACCAGCTCGTCGTCGCGGTAGATGAAAGTAAGTTCGTCGTCGGCCAGGCCGTTCCACTCCTCGGTGAAGGTTTGCTGCACCGAGCGCTCGCCTGGCATCGGCAGCAAGTCCGGCGGCGCATAGCCAGGATGGGCTGCCAGCGCAGCAGCATGATCGGCAGCGAAGCGGGTGAGCAGCGGCGTTGGAAAAGCCAGCAGGATCGGCACGAAATTCACGATCGGATACCACAGCTTGGCGTTGTCGCAGAGCAATAGCCCGGTGCGGACCGCATCGCCTTCGCACTCGATGGCTTCGAGTCGCAGGGAGCTGCCGCTTACCGGACAGCGCAGGAGGGGTAGCAGCTTTGGATTCATGATGCTTGCTCTGTGTGGTCGCCGACGGCCTGGCTTTGTAAGGATGAGGCAATATGGCGCACGATGCGGGCCGGAGAGCCTGCGATCACCACCTTGCCTTCGGGAAAGGAATCGCGGACGACGCTATTAGCGCCGACAATGGTGCCGTCGCCCAGCGTGACACCGGGCAGGATTACCGAGCCGAAGCCGATCCAGCATTCACGCCCAATGCGAATGCCGGCCGTGGGTGGGGCATCGTCCAAATTCTCGATGGCGTGGGTCTGCGACACGATGGCGACATTGGCGCCCCAGATGGTACCACGGCCGAGCCAGAGTCCATCGGCGGCATTGATATAGCTGCCACCGCTGACGGCGAAGCTGCGACGCACGCGCGGGCAGTCATCCTCGATATGCAGGCCATAGGCATGCAGCACCCGCGTGGTGAAATGCTTGTTGTAAGGGCAATCGGCATCCAGCCGGAAAAGGCGTTGGAACAGGATGTTGATCAGCCACAGCGCCACGCCGGTGCCGGGAGGGTAGCGGAGCAGGGCAAAAAGCCGGTTCTTCATGGGTGAGCGGCTCCAGAGGGAACGGATGTGGCGAACCAGCCGAGCAGGGCAACAGCCGGTCGGCGCAGCGGCAGCGGCAGGGATCCCAGATGCGGCGCCAGCCATCGCAGATGATGGAACCAGTGCAATTGCCGGCCGAGAAACAGTCCGGTGCCGAGCAGTACCAGCCCGATCACCGGTGCCAGCGCCGGTGGTGCCAGCACGACAGCCAATGCACAGACGATGCTGCCCAGGCCGGTCGCGGCAACCTTGGCAAGCTCTGCAGCATTGGCGTGACCGCAGCCGATCTGCCATATCAGCAGGATCAGGGGCAGGGCCATGAGCCAGATGGTGAGCGAGGCGGCAAGTGCGGCTCCGGCAAGGCCGAAAGCTGGAACGAGCAGCAGGTTGGCGGCGATATTGGCGGCTGCTGCGGCCATGTTGATCGTCACCACACGGCCCACGGCCTGCTGGTAGGCCATCAGCAGCGGACTGATGATGTAGGTAAGTAACTGGCCGGGAAAGCTGCTGAGCAGGAGCAACAGCGGCAACTCGGCATCGGCATAGGCGATGGGCCAGATCGTCGTGCCGGCCAGTGTCACTAGCACCAGCGCCAGCGGCATCAGCGTGGCGAGCAACGCTGAAGCGGAAACCGCAAAACGCAGCATCCGCTCGATGTTCTCGGTGGAGCCGGAAAGGCGCAGGTCGGTCATGCGCGGCGCGATCACGGCGGAAAGAGCCATCAGCAGTCCCACCGCAAGGCTGTAGAGGCTGAAAGCCCAGGCATAGATGCCGGCGGCATGCACATCGAGAAAATAGCGGATCGCCCAGATGCCGAGCCAACTGACGATAATCCCCGAGGCGGTGGCCAGCGGTAGCTTCCAGCCATAAGCCACCAGGCGGCGGAGCGTGGCTTGGTCGAACAGGCTGGCGCGCCGGCGCGGCGGTAGCCGCAGCAATTGATAGGTGGCGGACAGCAACCAACCGCCAATGGTGCCAAGCAGCAGCATCTGCGTGCTGGCAGGAAAGCCGACGGTAAATACCAGCACTACCGCCAACGGCCCGAACTTCGTCAGCACCTGTCCGGCGCCGTACCCCGAAAAGCGGTTGGCCGCTTGGCAGGCAAAGCTGAAGGCCTCGACGATGATCGCCATCGTCAGGCCTGCCAGCAGCCAGGGCAGCATGCCTAGGGAGAGTCCGAAGCGTTCGCCATAGAGCGTGGCCGCCAGCCAGGCCAGGGGGGCCACTGCGACGAGCAACGCGGCCTGCATCGAGAGGGCAGTACCGAGCGTGCTCCATACCGAGCCGGACGTATTGAACTCCTCACGCGCAAACCGGAAGATCGACTGGTTGAGCCAGGAGAAGCCGACGCCGGCAGTGATCTGCATGGTGGAAAGTAGC is a genomic window containing:
- a CDS encoding glycosyltransferase, with protein sequence MIGMAVRPVKLLAIANGLDVGGTERHLLQILPALKQRGFDVHLLLLRRGGALEAEMAAHGIPIYGGPFRRLPMRPLMGFWHAVRQMREWQPDIVHCFLPEAYLIGGLAACLLGAPVRVMSRRSLNDYQRKHLLAGWLERRLHRHMTVLLGNSRVVVAQLIAEGMPAEKVGLIYNGVALPAAKHSRAEVRLAFGLAPEALVFVLVANLIPYKGHADLIEAMAKAAPRLPPDSRIVCIGRDDGHGGALRLLAKLHGVADRFLWLGQLADHGQVASLLAAADAGLLVSHEEGFSNAVLEGMAAGLPMLVTDVGGNAEAVGNTGIVVPRQAPDALAEALVKLAEPGWRTEMAAAARERVVKQFSLPACLNHYAVLYTALVAGAVPDVALRQMREAG
- the asnB gene encoding asparagine synthase (glutamine-hydrolyzing); its protein translation is MCGLAGLFIPGGASPERLRGDVLAMSNAIAYRGPDSHGIWVDGEAGVAFGHRRLAIIDLTSEGAQPMSSASHRFCIVYNGEIYNYLAIRERLAATGVHFHGASDTEVLLAGFEQWGVEATLAEANGMFAFALWDASERVLTLGRDRFGQKPMAYGWNNGVFLFGSELRALEAWPSFAAGIDPQALALLLRYGHVPAPHSIRAGIAKLPPGCLLRLGADAVPGSMPVPQPYWSASAVAQAALARPFAGSEADAVAELETLLRDAVRLCMVSDVPLGAFLSGGIDSSSVVALMQSLGGPPVRSFSIGFRDAAFDEARHARAVASHLGTEHTELYLDEAEALAVVPDLGRIFDEPFADSSQIPTYLVSRLARQAVTVSLSGDGGDELFGGYNRYALACRLGNAVQAMPGPLLALGLEAARAVPPGLLNAVRPLLGDRLHKLAAVLAPGELRGIYRQLMAMAPAVQVAPDGLLDRPGDWAELDDPRHMMMLLDAETYLPNDILVKLDRASMAVSLESRVPLLDHRLFEFAWRLPLAMKIAPGGSTRGGKSILRKVLHRHVPAALVERPKMGFGVPLMRWLNGPLLDWAETLLAPTALADSGMLDVAGIRRMWSEHRSGSRAWHNPLWCVLMFQAWRAAR
- the wecB gene encoding non-hydrolyzing UDP-N-acetylglucosamine 2-epimerase translates to MPNHPSRGITVVGARPQFIKAAAVSRAFQQLQTLEEVLVHTGQHYDFEMSDIFFQELGIPAPKHHLGIHGGGHGSMTGRMLEELERVMLEEKPDWVMIYGDTNSTLAAALAAAKLRIPVAHVEAGLRSFNRAMPEEINRVLADHVSELLFCPTQQAVDNLRQEGIERGVHVVGDVMYDTVLLTREAARRRSDILARLNVKPGEYAVATIHREENTADARKLGAVIEYLRERAARMPVVLPLHPRTVAAAERFSVPLAGLQVVTPLGYLDMARLLDDCAAVYTDSGGLQKEAYFHRKPCVTLRSETEWVETVNSGWNRLWQGPDYAPRRDIADYGDGHAANRIVALMAEQWR
- a CDS encoding glycosyltransferase → MKILLIAFAFPPFNASGAVRAGMLAEYLFDQGHDVRVLTAGNIGYAKTMVSRFPAERVTTTGWINVFAPYEKLRQAENGTTANSGTSAPAQSSRLRRQLIDLAKGIVGFPDGQIGWYPQAVAAGKRLLRDWRPDLVYSTALPFTDHLIGRRLSTLAGAPWVAEYRDLFTENPYGNTPDWRLGIDTVIERWTLRPAVACVTVSEPLAESLRRRYGKRTAVVLNGYDPAAYGDVPAAPDLDRGKLNIVYTGIIYPGRRDPANLFAALALLSAEERAGVAVHFYGQDLRGVAHAAGQHGIGGSVHIHVPVPLRTAQALQLHADILLLLLWNDPREHGVFTGKLFEYAGAGRQILTLGCEDGVAADLIRSRGLGKVLNQPEAIAQQLRLWLAQKRGNGVVSPPASAKAGLSRGEQFATLEHFLGEIGIR
- the asnB gene encoding asparagine synthase (glutamine-hydrolyzing), producing MCGIAGIVSNAHLARPAETLRLLSEQQSHRGPDDWGFLLWDRVAAPRLGRDPEALGGGSVGLVHRRLSIVDLSPTGWQPMADETGRYAMVYNGEIYNYPALRAELEAAGYRFRSTSDSEVLFQLLIREGTGCFNRLTGMFAVAFLDCREGRLLLARDQFGIKPLHYAYSDTQFSFASEIRPLLAIGAASRQVNTAALFRYLRHAVTNQDGATLFRDIHELPPAHYMEVNLAHPGRVVPQPYWQPGRRKRGGLSMAAAAEELRGLFLDSVRLHMTADVPVAATLSGGIDSSGIVCAMQRIGGSSDPLPLFSYYAGAGSIDESHWIGQVASSIGGMVHPVRLQPGDLAQELDGLILSQEQPFGTSSMWAQAHVFAAVHQAGYKVVLDGQGADELFAGYPVFRAARLEALIRHGRWSEALGLLTALPQDRRNLLLMALAPMLPAALQVPMRRLVGRSLMPDWLNGDWFGAVNPPEAKQWPGATPLQRQLLDATFGSSLPMLLRYADRNAMRVSVENRVPFLTTALADFATGLSDDLLIAPDGTTKAVLRQALRGLVPDAILDRRDKIGFVTPEADWFGRDAALAAYIRDTAAMPLPGCFTPVVRNRLLALADGRTQHDASLWRCLNLLRWAKLFGAEFGDIETGRAAA
- a CDS encoding methyltransferase domain-containing protein, which gives rise to MNPKLLPLLRCPVSGSSLRLEAIECEGDAVRTGLLLCDNAKLWYPIVNFVPILLAFPTPLLTRFAADHAAALAAHPGYAPPDLLPMPGERSVQQTFTEEWNGLADDELTFIYRDDELVALHRDVWLQMSKAERDKVDTVLNVGVGFGKESRILAELFPAADVIALDLNLALVAAGKTLQASPRVHPVVASLFRIPFAPNSMAHVHSQGVLHHTYSTKAAFDAIAKFVRPDGSLFVWLYAVEDAYVVPGLRGFIIWLYWFITHRLFRPVLSRSPAFFRNGVMFLITCLLHPLVKLRDRRPAGWRFQNTLHGLRDAFTPRYAHQHGFNEVALWFEDTGFTPKPQSPAKYRELIGKRLLGVGYIGHRKA
- a CDS encoding acyltransferase — encoded protein: MKNRLFALLRYPPGTGVALWLINILFQRLFRLDADCPYNKHFTTRVLHAYGLHIEDDCPRVRRSFAVSGGSYINAADGLWLGRGTIWGANVAIVSQTHAIENLDDAPPTAGIRIGRECWIGFGSVILPGVTLGDGTIVGANSVVRDSFPEGKVVIAGSPARIVRHIASSLQSQAVGDHTEQAS
- a CDS encoding oligosaccharide flippase family protein is translated as MTNATHILGNWFRVLGLQGVAFLFAATTIALAASVVPPAVFGEYTLLLSTMQITAGVGFSWLNQSIFRFAREEFNTSGSVWSTLGTALSMQAALLVAVAPLAWLAATLYGERFGLSLGMLPWLLAGLTMAIIVEAFSFACQAANRFSGYGAGQVLTKFGPLAVVLVFTVGFPASTQMLLLGTIGGWLLSATYQLLRLPPRRRASLFDQATLRRLVAYGWKLPLATASGIIVSWLGIWAIRYFLDVHAAGIYAWAFSLYSLAVGLLMALSAVIAPRMTDLRLSGSTENIERMLRFAVSASALLATLMPLALVLVTLAGTTIWPIAYADAELPLLLLLSSFPGQLLTYIISPLLMAYQQAVGRVVTINMAAAAANIAANLLLVPAFGLAGAALAASLTIWLMALPLILLIWQIGCGHANAAELAKVAATGLGSIVCALAVVLAPPALAPVIGLVLLGTGLFLGRQLHWFHHLRWLAPHLGSLPLPLRRPAVALLGWFATSVPSGAAHP